In Spodoptera frugiperda isolate SF20-4 chromosome 3, AGI-APGP_CSIRO_Sfru_2.0, whole genome shotgun sequence, the genomic window AATGAGGCTGGCTGACTGTGTCACGTTGTTTGTGGTATAGCTTTGATTTTCgaattaatattcttttttttttggtgcgTCATGCGCGTTTAATTTTGGAAGCGTCTGATTGTATGGGAAACTAACTTTGGTATTGGATGGCTGGGAATGAACTGacgaaagaaagaaatatatgATTTAATGGCGAAATTTTgcatacatttcaactagtcgTTTCGGAAATGTCAAACtgataataaatatcataaagaAAACAGTATGAACTATTGAAAAAAATGGCTGTAATtgccatttttttaaaaagtaaagtctAGATTACTTATAAAAGTCTAAGTATTTTACTATAAGacaaccaaacaaaataaatgagacCTAGTGTCAATACTAACCTTGTAAAAAGGCCAGGAGAAAGGAAGACTATACTAACAATGAAACCTTAAATAATAGAAAGAAAGGTAATAAGCACAAGGTTTTCATGTGGGGGGAgtctatttatctttatttattgggAACGCGTCAATGTAGATAAATAATGAGATtgatttaattgaaaatgtaaagGTCAATTGAATTATTTCCTTTAAATCTGTAGAACTTGAAAGTGATCTGCAACTCCCGCAAGTGTCAAAACGATTAATAGATTATAAGTATCTGAAATGAATTATGGATTAATATCACACACATTAGAACGTCTATATTCATATCACATCATGATTTCTTAAAGCACCCAATTTATTAAGACGTAATTCGATATCAAATATACATTTGCATGATATAATGAAACTACACAAATGATATACATACGTATCAAGTGTATTCTTCCTAGATTATCTAAATATTAAGTCAACCCTTTTTAGTGAAAACGCCAGAAAAACTGACAGTAATTTTCTTAATAGATAGAAAGAAAATTCAATCCACTCAGAACATCAACAGTTCGATATGAATAGCTAGAAAAATCATACAGTTGCTATGCGTACAACACGCCTCTAGAAGGCGATGGACGTGACACGTAATTTCCCACCACAAAGGCGATAATGACTTCATAATATAGGTTAACTTAATTATCATTCGATCAAATGATTCAGTtccaaatataaattcaaaatcacgaaaaaaaaaacaggaaaaaaaaacaaaagaattccAAGGAACCGTTTCGTTGATACACTACTGCCATTCAAAGAGCTCTAATTATTCTTAATTGCGGTTCGCGACCAGATTACGATGACCTATACATTGTCTAACATTTGAAAAGACGATTATAGATGACAAGGTTCTTTGTAAGATGGCTGTTCTCGTGTCACGCATTGACTCAGTATGGTCACTTAGAAAATAAATGCAGAAGCTCGATTGTTCAGAAGCAAGAAGAATTTCTTTGATAAGTTAACCGATACTATCTACTATTGCTAAAATAGTCCTTAAATGAAAACTGGCAAACAATTACTAATCATGCCAGAGTAATTCCGATGCTATAAATACTATCCctaatatgtaataatgtaactattataatgtaaccaagtattgtattgtgaaccagATTGAAAGAGAGTAACCTATGGACTTCCTTGcccgttcttctccataggagtCTACACCTTGGAACAAGCAAACGAAACgagcttcactagaagactgaccgacagacacacattttctttttatattgtaatatttgctttaaagttcaaaagtgccttcccggttcataaataaattttgactttgactttgacattgactttatAACGTGCTCGTTTGCTCCCTATTCCTTCTACCccatatacaatacatacacaaAGAACTTTCAATTCGTATTTCTTATACGCCATAAAATAGTGCTCTTTCACAAAATTCCTAAAAACTGTTCAAAGTGCGACTTCTGTATacagtaatttagttttatggCCCAAATATTACATTGGCATGTTAATGACACTCATTGCCCGCCAATCAGTTTAGCGTCTGGCATTTGCCGTTCATGTTATGATCTGTCGTGCTAAACGGCGGCCATCTTGCCACGTGTCTAAGGGCAAACATCTATGAAtaccataataatatagaacttaattaatatacctaattatgaaGTTCAAAATCAATGTTTTAGATAAGAAATATATCaagtaaaatatgtaataactataactaaaatcaaaacattttaattcctGATTTCAATAAGAACAAAGTCAAAAGTCTGACGTGATGATGAAGGCATCTAtggaataattaaaacatactgGAAACTAACCGATTGGCACAAATAAACGTGAATCTGATAAGGACATTAAGATTAATAAAGGAATCTCTTGGTGGAAAATTTTAATAGGAAacttaccataaaataataatgtacaacCGACAACGACATATTATTAACGTATATGATAGAAATCAAGAATCTGATAGTCATCTTGATAAGGTTAAGgatattacaaaatgttttacatAACAAGTAGCGAAGTAAATGTAGTACCTAAACAagtataagataatatttttaacgatAATAGAGAATGATACGATATCAACCTATATATTAAATCCATTGCTAGACAAAGACCCGGTCTAATGCAGAGAAGCAACGATcaacatgtttttcttttcttctcctctaattatcttctctgatttatttcattgcggaATCCAAGACAGTTCAGTGTcccgatgttttcatggttgtatctattgtagatcctggcttacaggatgTTGCAGAGGTATGGGAATGGCTGTGTcctaaaagaaaatacttcaTCTAGAAGAATTAATGATTGTTTAGACCACCTAATCCAATGCCAATGCCCAATGTTTTAAAGCAGAAACAGagttgaaatattaaaagatatattTCTCAAAATCCCTTTTATTTGACCTAGACGTCGAACCAAATCCACATCTAACATCATAATAACCAGACAACAGGTAACAATCAGGTGCACAATAGATAATTGTAATTTGAACAGATCATAACCTCCGTTCGACAATTAAAGATCTATTCTAAGGCCATTATCAAAACGTCTAAAGCCTCCAAAGGTCTGAAGCAACAAAAAGTGCGATTTAATTCTTAACTGTCGCTTCACTGCCGGAATTACGATGACTAATGATGTTTGTGCGTGCTGCCATTGAGGAAGTCATTCTACGCCGTGGTGTGCCACAAGGAGCTGTGCTGGGTCCAACGCTATTTTTGTTCTGAGTTTGGTGTCCCTCAGGGTGCTTAGATAAAAAGGTTTTGATTATTTGTGTGGTTTATCTTTATTGCCTACTGTTTACGATTACTTAACAGTTAGTTTGAGAAAGTGATTGTCCATCTTTCTATGTTCGCGTACCAATTCCAATCGattgattatttgtttttttttcatttatttaaagggcTTTGTCTCTTAGAGACCACATCGTCccattatttgattttttttttaacagttAATCTTTAGAAACGCCGTTTTTTTAATTTGGTACAATCTGACCCAACTTATATACTGTTTTCTATGTTTAAAAAGTTACCACGATCGAAGCcactttttaaagtaaaaacccAATTATTTActctttctatttttaatacattatcatcaaaataaacaattaacttAGAGAATTCTTCGAATTGTTTCTTGATAAAATCTCGaccaatttacataataatacattgtaattttttaatctgtacttatcataatgtaattaaatgtaCTTAGTAAGGACatgtgatattattatatccttTTGTTGacgacataaataataaattgtttacctTTGATAATGCACTTTATCTAATCGGGTGAGAAATAGGGTAATCGTTTATATAAAAGTGCATAACAACTCTACTGAAGTCACACATTTTTTTCCTCAAAGTAGACGATGCAAAATTCTGCTATAAAAAACAATCGATACATTTTATAcccgaaaaaaatatattttatatttattaaattatctcaacgtcatgcctttaatCCCGAAGCATGCAGGTATGCagacggcatgtaatgccgctatacattgtacactcactttttcaccatttgtgttataagtcccatgtaatagcgggtgagcctattgccatatactgggcactattccagattccgtgctactactgagcaattttcgaaaaactaaactaaatatacaattatattgtattgtaatacaATAAGTATACTGTAGctatattatgaaaatgttaaatgaaacagctggcagaagctagtcattaaaaaaatcatttgcataacgaatgaaaatattttcattgatgATTAATTCATTTCTGTGTACAGTCAAATACACACGTGTCATGTACTTACTTGTTTGTTCTGCTTACCTTTTGAGTACTATACAAGGTGAGATATtcaatagataattatatttacgCGTACCGTAACAGGGAAACGATCAAATTCTATGGTGTCGGTAATGATTGTGTCACGAGCTGTATCATTATCGTGTCGGGTTTGAGCTTGCTGTGTATCGTCAGAGATGCGAGAACTTGAGAAGATAGCTTTTACCTGAGATAATGTAAACCTGGAAATAATATAAGTTTCagcaaaaaaattatatggtccatccatataattttttcataacataacattctaGAATCGGAAGACTTATAGAGAAATCAGTCTTAAAAGACCGTATTTTAAGTTAGATAAccaacaaaatttatttatcaatgtaaacaaacaaaaccttCAATCAATTTACTTACTATCTCTTTCTGTTCTCTTCTTTAataacgttgctccacactagtattttctcttgtatcatagatacgtttacaaatatacaatttcacatacacatgacaaccgcaacaacaatttgtggatcacacaaagagttactccgtgcaggaatcaaaATCGCTATCAGTTGCACGGCAGGTAATTGCGCAGATACCGCGTCAACCGTACGTTCGAATCATTGCTTATTCGATGAACGTGACAAAACACTCGTCGTCTGCGAACGTGCCAAAACGTTCCAATAATCACctgaataattaaaaactattcaacacaaatcTCATTAAAACACTAATTGATTAATTAGTGAAAAGAAAATAgctaaatgataatgatgatgatttcgAACACGCGACTTATGtcacgactctcgacaatatTAATGTAACACCTACTAACATAGATGattattaaatctttaatgATTTCGGTAATTTGCGCGTCTACGTGATCGAAGAGGCGTATAGTAAACCAAATACCAATTAGTTTTAGAATTTGCTATTATGAATGAGTTCATAATATTAGATTGATAAGGAAAATGAAACTATAATTAGAATTCTAGAAGGTTTTCTGGAAAACTCATAACAGGAAAGGACAGTGGgcaaaggacatggctaaaccaaagtatggacatcgtaacccgtacaaataaatattgtataaatatggtaactagcaataaataaagccgcataattaaagattaatattttgtggttaagaaggtccagcaacttggcatatctgcgcaatcctgaaaataaagtagcgctcctacgtcaaacaacgttacaaaaacttcaaaatataacattgctctgaacttttaccaaggcgttttgatgaacctgagccgaaagttatttatatatgaggtagataggtaaacaattctgcttatactagataatgaacacaaagtaaccaaggacagacacaaaatgtatagtaagattgtgcaatcttatacaaaatatatattttgtgtcgatcaaaacatttacaattatttggtttcagaaaaaagtcattatatattaccgttattaaaaattgatgttcgtttaattatttcgatttgattttcggggaaactaatgtcctaataatagcttgcagtacctacttccgtgttgtcatgtcaaaccacaacagaaaaaaatcaattatgaaacttattttttgttaatttttgttcaccaagttataagaattagttaaacacaaaataattcataagtgaatatttaaatgatacgggttagcgtgaaattcgtattcttgttattatgcctgggtcagtcatttagccatctcctttcataagttatttttatacattttgctATTTTACCTACCTAACAgcacataaaagaaaaatcattacGTCTAATTGTTGCATATTTCAAGCCTAACAGAACGACACATATACAATGTTGCTGTTGATTCCGGGTGAATTTTGCCCAATCGCCTTTTGTAATAATTCTGGGAAACAAAATTGGACAAGTTCACATTTTAAAGCCCTTTGCAAGTATAAGCATTTACTTATTGTAGTGCAATTTTTTTGCAAAGTAGATTAGTACAaagctattatttattagtcAATGATTCGATCAGTGCCATTAATAGACTAGCTAACTAAACTAGACTATCTAGACATTGGCCCAAACAATGGTACAGAGCCATCTAAAAGTTAAAGTTATAGAATCCATCTTTTCTAAATTATCGTTTAGCTTATCTTTCAATGTTTAGTTTCCTCTATCAAATACTCTTCCGTATTGTGAGGTCGATCATATTTTCAATCACACACTACTATAATTGTTTCATGATTGACGGGTGCCGCGAAATCATCGCTTATTGACTGCTGATCGTCTCGAATTATATTCCGACCAGCTAAATGAGGATGATTCATGTTTCTTTGAATTTAAATCTTGAAATTAACGTCTTGTTGGCCTCTTCTAATACCTTTCTTCATTACTTTGTGAAATTGCATACTAAGTTATGACTAGAAATGGaatattgaattttttgttCTCACTTTCATAATAAATTTTGATGATGAAACAGTCAATTGTTTATTAGTCTGCCATTATTGTCTTTCTCGGCTCAGCTCATTTTCATATAGGTACTAAACATTACTCTTTTTCTGTTATTGAAGACCCAATTATTAGTTTAGAGAATCGATTTACTAGATTTAtttgtagatcctggcttacaggagttgcagcggttttaaGAGGTAATGGCGTGCGTGTCCCAAACAAATCGATTTACTACCGATTCCAATGACCGATCTCAATCCGAAATCCTTAGCTTGAGATGAAATTTTGAGTTCtatatagagtttctgtcaaaaatggagattgatcggttattgaaattggcagttagTGTTCCAGCTAATTTTTTATACAACCACACACCAGAAACTTCTTAATAATTTTCCGTCGGTTTAAGATAATTTGGGCAAAAATCTAAGATTAGCATACAGAAACACTATCAATTATTggttaatacaaatattatcgTATTAATATCTGATAGTTTGTGCCCATAATGATAGATACAACGACATAGATCTAATCTTTTAATTTGCGGCACTTGAAAAGCATTATGGAAATTATTTCTCTAATTCATTTGATTATACTGATCATTAAATCCTGGcgactaaacaaaattattttaaattgattgcctatgacgtcatcagtagaTTATTATCGATTCAATGGGAAATCACACTATTATATGAATGGCGGTGTCGATAATGAAGTAGGAGATACCGATGATGTAAAATTTGATTTAGTTTGTAGATATTTTGcctaaaaaatatacatattatgttctCATATCAAGGcttttttgttgttaaataatTGCGTATCGTCAAGTTTATTTGCATAAGTGCAATTGAGTCACTCATTACTAAAATAGACAcctttgaaatttatttttttttacatttttgttaggCCAGAtaccactattactattactttttttcatGTCCCACGTACGATTTTCTCCAGAGTCTAAGATCTCCAGAATTGTTCTCATACAAATAATGACCTTTTGATTTTATTGATCCTCTCAgttaacattttgtttgtacTTTAACCAAGTAATAGAAATTGTCttgatcttttttattttgcggACCATATTTTGTCTTCTGCGGACCACTATCTAAACCTTTGTCCTTCGAGGcaatatgactgcacggttggcgcggtggctgggcaactggctgccgtgcaacgagtagcgggttcgattcccgcacggagcaactctttgtgtgatccacaaattgttgtttcgggtctgggtgtcatgtgtatgtgaacttgtatgtttgtaaacgcacccacgacacaggagaaaatcctaatgtggggcaacgttttatttaaaaaaaaaaacaaaaaaaaacaaatatgggCATTTCATTACGTGCCTACATCACCACTGATGTTGAGGCCCAAACATTAGGTCCACATATCAGTTTAACATCCTTAAGCATGTCAGTGTGTGTCTATGTTATTATATCTGTTGACAGTGATTGATGTCGACTATagttaaataatagtttttttacatttgtcaTAACGTCTGTGATTCTAGGAAGTATAGTTAAAATGTCAAGGGCGCGGTAATTTTTAAGATGGTATTGATATACACTCTTATATTAAACGCATTAGGAGATACATATGTACATGAGTCACAAATCGctaattgtgttataagtcccaattGTGtcgtaataggggatgagcttATCGACAAAAATGCCATTACTAATAATTCTGAAAATGCTTAAGTGTGGcaagccatgctttggcacgaatgggccggctcgactggagtgataccacggcctcacagaaaaccgacgtgaaacaacgcttgctttgggtttcgttgtatgaatgggttaccggaggcccaattacctcccttctcCAAGCTTCCcaaccaacaacccttaaattcccaaaatgccggcaacacAAATGTAATGCCGTGTCGTGATGTTtaaggtgtccatgggcggcggcgattgcttaccatcacctGGTCcatctggtcgtttaccggcttagactataaaaaactaaatatacccAATAACACTATCTGACTTATGAATCGCACCTAATAACCCTTGTTCAACAGTTGCTCTTATATCCACACAACCAAGAAGGCAGTAACATTTTGCCTTACATATGAATAGATCAATCTTAAAATCTGTTAACTTACTTTGTTATTTCAGTTAATTTTCTaagaagtaaatataaatacataatatcagTGATTGATTGCGGTTACTGATAGTCGtatcaatttcaattaaattaactgCAGGACGTTGACACGCTGTATGTATCAGTCggacattttaattacaacttGTATGCGAATATTAAATAGAACACTATTTTTCGATAATTCTGAGCGACACCAAGATATAGATgtcaataaaatttaacaaaatatggAAACAATGCTCCCTAGCCGCCTTATTCAGAATAATTTTATGGTAACTTAACCCTTTTCTTGCcaattattttctatacaaaatcgttactaaggaatagttcaagtaatcattaaatgtctctgagtgcggcagtataGTACAGTAAACTAAGAAATATCAATAACTAGATACTTTGTCCAAAATCTAACCCAAAACCGCTTGCTTTACAATCGCACTCACGCAGATGACTACGAGGCaagtacataatttttattaaaaaccctTTATCCCAGATTTATAATTAAACCTCTTTAAATCCAGCCTCACCTCATAAAGGTTGTCAAGTACtcattaaaaactaaagatACATCGTACAAATGGAACGCAGAGTTCTTTTTTCGAAAGGCAACGTTCTCCGTTCCCGCCCTCGAACGCGATTGGCCGATAGCCGAGTACGTGTTGATGCGTTTGCGCAGATAAACCGACTGTTTTGTAACATAGCGAGCTTTGCGTGTGTTATAAGGAAAGTCAATGTTTATAACTTTACTAGCTGATTCCTGTGACTTCTCTCGCGTGGATTACAGGCTTTGTgagtaataaaagtagccttagttactcattagtacattagctaactgccaataaaagtcctgtcacaatcggtccagccatttcagagataagtcagaacaaacaaacagacagacagaccgacagacaaaaataaaaaaatattcttttgtaggtatcataatatgtataggtaatcattatgcatgtagtaaaaaccagtaatttcaatattacacaCAGACActcctaatttatttattagtctagaccAGATAATAATTTTTATGGTTTGGGATTAGATTAAAACCAAGAATGAGTAttaggaataaaataatttaattattatatctaagCGTATTTACAGGATTAACTTATTGACAAAACCTAATTGGATTACGATACATTAATACTACTTATCTCTATTAACTAATCTGAGATATATTCTTTCATTGGGAGTGAGGAGTAGTCGCAAAGGAGTATACGTGATGGACTCTGGAGTATTCTTGGTGCATTCCACTCTGTATTTCAATAATATCTTCACCATACATATACCGAACTGGATTTGAGCGAATTTTTGacctgtaataaataaagaaaagaagaattagaaactatattttatacaagATGTTTGATTATAAATGCCTCTTTGAATTCAATAGGTTTTTGATTTTTAATGAAAGTTTTtgaatctaataaaaataggtGACTGCATTTTTGATAAAGAAGTAGATAAAAACAATATCGTTAtttgacataaaataaataaaaatgtagccAAAACCGcgaataaaaatacagataataATTGCATCGTTACCTAATAAAAAGATTACAAGACGGATTTGTCGGATTACAATTAATTAGATTAcgagataaaaataatgtattgggTGTaagtgatttttataataattgtactcACCAAGGCAGCTCCTTGGCCCAAGTCCAAAGGATAACATGGCACAGGGATGGTTTTCCCTCGCGTTTTCAGCAGAAAACCTCTCAGGTTTAAACTTTTCTGGCTCAGGGAAATATTTCTCATCGTGCTGGATTGAGTATGGAGATATTGCAAGGATAGTATTTTTTGGAACGATGATATCTGTACCTTCCAACTGCACATCTCTCGCAGCATTCCTAACAACAGCGTTCGTCATAGGATTCAGACGTAAAGTCTCTTCAAAAACCATCTCTAGATATTTCATTTCTTTCAATGCTTCGTAAGAAAATTTGCCATCGTGCTTCAGTATAACTTCATCAATTTCTTGTATTAGAATATCTTGTTTTTCGGGGTTTTTGGCCAAGTAATATAAGGCATAAGATCCTAGTAAACAATTGTTTCCATAGCCGGCTAAGTAGAAGATAAATGCTTGACCAGCTAACAACTCATCTGTGATTTCCACCCAATTTTCCTTTTCGTCATCTCCTTTTCTAGAGCTTATAGTTCCTTGTCTTTTTAATTCCATCATAATATCAATTGCTCTATTTCTTTCGGTTTTTTCCGTAACTCCTAGTGTCGCACCAGCttcaattatttgtttaaaatactgAGCAATTTTAGTTGGAAA contains:
- the LOC118274283 gene encoding cytochrome P450 6B6, whose protein sequence is MFIYLPTLITFVCAIYLYFTRTFDFWKKRNVKAPNPIPFFGNYIDVFFRRKHMGVLYHDIYEQYPDEKVVGLYRMMSPTLLIRDLDIVKQVLQKDFESFPDRGVYYSKDKLGNNLFHADVDVMKGIRKHLTTVFTPNKFKSNFYMLANRADQFLEYMGRISDENGEVNMLPALRKYGADSIMMTAFGIDLNPYDENNLICDVLDEEIQYPSYFLELELLFPGSLARFDLSIFPTKIAQYFKQIIEAGATLGVTEKTERNRAIDIMMELKRQGTISSRKGDDEKENWVEITDELLAGQAFIFYLAGYGNNCLLGSYALYYLAKNPEKQDILIQEIDEVILKHDGKFSYEALKEMKYLEMVFEETLRLNPMTNAVVRNAARDVQLEGTDIIVPKNTILAISPYSIQHDEKYFPEPEKFKPERFSAENARENHPCAMLSFGLGPRSCLGQKFAQIQFGICMVKILLKYRVECTKNTPESITYTPLRLLLTPNERIYLRLVNRDK